In Ovis canadensis isolate MfBH-ARS-UI-01 breed Bighorn chromosome 19, ARS-UI_OviCan_v2, whole genome shotgun sequence, the genomic window AGCAGCCCTGGGAGGAGGCTGGGTTGGTACCCATGGGCACTGCCTGTCCCGGAGTCTATGACCCTGCCCTGTACAGACACCTGTCACTGCTACTGTGGATACTCACAGTGATGACACTTGGCTCTTGTATCAGGCCTTGTAAGAAGCCTTGTCTCTTTGTGTCCTGATCCGTTCCTCCTTCTGACTTGGCTTAGCTTCTTACCTCGTCTGCTCCCTGTGTGAGCAGTTGGCCTCAGGTCCTTCTGTGTCAAATGGGACAGAACCCACTGTCCTTCCTTCTCTTAAGAGGGAAGGAATGTGAATGCCCCGATCAAGACCCACCGTGGGATCTGAATGACCCTGCCGTGTTCCACTCATGCAGATTCTCTTACTCCTGAATTGTCTCTGTAGACCCAGGTTCAACATCACCTTAACTTCAGGAAGCTGAGCAACTCATTATTCCCCTAAAGCAATGTGCTGTGATGGTCGAGAAAACAGCAAACAAATCAGACAATCGGGTTCAAAAAGGGATGGTCTGTGCCCAGAACATAAAGAGCACAGGTCCCTGTAGGGTGACTTGATGGGTCCCTTGCCACCTCTGTATTGAGGTTGTCCCCTGAAAGTTTCTTCATTCCCTAGTAACGGGGCCTGAGTTATCTCCcaccttctttttttcctaaagccTTTGCTTTAGGAGATTCAGTAGAGAGCCCCTCAAGACATCTGTGAGCTGGCCTGGCCTGTTCCTCCAATAGGGAGCAGCCCTCCCATCCTGGGGGTGCTGCCAGCATGCAGTAAAGTGGGGGTTATGATGATAATTTGAGTATATCCCTGCAGGACCAATGTCCAGGGCTTACTGGCCGTATAGCTCCTGTGCGTTCCTAGAACTTGGGAAAGAATAGTATTTCTCAGATGATGGTAAAGTGTTCAGCTCTCAAATGTCATTCAAGGAAACCTGGGCCGGGGGAAGGACCTTGGTGCCTGTCTCCCCAGTCCTTTCATAGTTGCCAACCTGTTATGATTATCTCCTCCattcttttccttgtttctttcttttcctccagggAGATTCTGGGAGTCCCCTGGTCTGTCAGTTTCAGACATCATGGGTCCAGGTGGGGACTGTGAGCTGGGTTGATCACTGTGGTTTGAAAGAAGTGCCTGCAGTGTACACAGATGTTAGTTTCTACAAGGACTGGATCACTGCAAGAATGAGTCAGGCATCGGGTCTGGACACTGGATTCCTTATTCTGCTACTGTGTCTGTTGCTGCCTCTGGGCATCCTGGCAACCCTGTGATCACCCTGGCCTCTGCCATTCCTGCTTCTGAGTCTCACATTAGCCCTGCCTCTGAGATGCCTCTCCTACTCAATGCCCTGACCTCAAATCCATTTGGGGTCCACTGATCCTGTGGAGATCCACAGGACAGAGTGGCTGCAAGTGAAGACTGAAATGGTACCTGCCTGGTGCTCCAGGAACCTGCCTCATCGAGGCCTATCTGTAGGCCGTGCTCTGCTTGCCAGGAAGGAGTGGGTGAAACCATCCCACCTGGATGGACAGCGACCTGCCAGGTGATGCTTCAGGATGCTGCACGAGTCTTGCAGAACATTTTTCCATTGTCACCGGTGAAGCAGTGTTAGACCTGACACTTCATCAGACCAGCCCACCTGATGATtattgggagggagggaggaggctttGTCATTTCCATATTGGACTCAGTTGTCTGGGTTGGGAGAAGGTCCTCTGCTTCCAGTGCAGATCGCTCTGTGAGCGTGCAGGCTCTGCCGCACAAACACTCATGGGTCAACTCAGTCTTGGAACCACCTTCCCAGCGCTGCAGTGGCGCCTCTGAACTCACCACTCAGCATTCAGGAGAGTGGAAATTTCAGGTGTGAAACTAATACATGTTTGGAGAGTCTCTTGTATGTTCTGAAGCTGTGCTCTCCTGAAGTTTGTGGTGTTACACATAGCATATTAGGAAACGAGTTTCCCATTTAACTGGAGGAGTTTTCATGGCATCCATTACTCTCTAGAAAGTGGGAGATGAGGAGCCTGTGTACTTGGTTAGAAGTgtgatgtgttcagttcagtcgctcagtcatgtctgactctttgcgaccccatgaatcgcagcacgccaggcctccctgtccatcaccaactcccagagttcactcagactcacgtccatcgagtcggtgatgccatccagccatctcatcctctgtcgtccccttttcctcctgcccccaatccctcccagcatcagagtcttttccaactcttcgcatgaggtgcccaaagtattggagtttcagctttagcgtcaatccttccagtgaacacccagaactgatctcctttagaatggactggttggatgtccttgcagtccaagggactctcaagagtcttctccaacaccacagttcaaaagcatcagttctttggcgctcagctttcttcacagtgatgTGTTAGGCATTGGAAACTGGAGCTTCTTATATGCTTCTCTCAGGAAGGTGATAAGTTATGTAGGTAAAATTAAGCAAAAACACAGAGGAGTTGCCTCTCACAATTTATCATCTAGACCTAACAGTGCTATGAGGAATTTTACAACTACCGACAGAGAACACTTACTCTTTTTGAATGCTCAGGGAACTTGAAGAGTAAAAGCctaaagagggacttccctggtggtccaattttaagattctgcattcccaatgtgacgggagggagggcagggcgggagggggcccccgtgtttgatccctggtcaggaactagagTCTACCTTTTGCAGCTGAGAAGAGCATGTGTACCACAACTAAACACTGCTGCCgccgccaagtcacttcagtcgtgtccagctctgtgtgaccccatgggcggcagcccaccaggctcccccgtccctgggattctccaggcgagagtactggagtgggatgcacAACTGAACACAGTGCAGTTAAATAAAGTTGTTAAAGAGCCTATGGAAAATCAACAATCTCAGGGAATCTGTGTGAGACACATTCCATTCATGAGCCACATAGCAATaatattaaaatcaatttttaaaaatcccatattTCTGAAACAAAGTCAAAACCCTAGTGAATGGCCATTCTTTAAAAGGGAAATCATGAGGAAATTATAACTTTCCAGTTTCCTGCAATTGGTCCCCTGTGCTTCGCCTTTTAAAGGCGTTTCCTTATGTATCTTATGTATCTGACTCCCTCTGTCCCTTACACAGTCTTCTCTTTATGCTCTCATTTAATAAACAAATGTTAACATATCATCCCAGctgttttttggtttcttttgcacCAATGTGTCCTGGCATTCCGCTTTCTGTCTCTTTACTTCCCAGGTGTCTGTATCTCCGTGTAAATTTGTGTCTTCAGTGATCTACTTCTGGACCTTGCTTTTTCCTTCAGTTTGAAAGTTGTTGTTTGGTATGTTCAACTAATTCACGTTTTTTTGCAGACGCTATTATATTCGGGCTGGAAACTGCCATTTTGCCCTGTGTTTTCCTATTTATCATacttccatttgtttttcttttatgtttcattGCGCAGATcgcattttttcttcttcttcttttttttaagtctccaGTGTTTAGATCACGCTGAGGCATCTAATTCCTGATATCTCTACTTGAAGGTGGAGAACTTAATTACGAGTTCAAGGGCCTTAAAACCACAACCAGGCTGGACTGAAGAAGCACGGCTGaagaagcagaaagtgaagatgttgGAGCCGCAGGCCCCGGCTCTGTGTTCCCTCCAACCGGAGGGCAGGCGCGTAGCCCCCACGAGGGGGCGCCGCAGAGCGCGGAGGCGGCTAGAGGTGGCTATGGCGTCTCTGGGAGTTTcccgcggtggcggcggcggcggcagctccTTCGGCCTTCTGGTCTGGCTCTTGTTCCTTTGGCCACAGCTCTGTGAGACAGGGCCGGCAAGGACTGGAGGTGGCTAGGCTGCACTGATGCGTGGCAGCTGGGGCTGACGGCTGGACTAGGGCTGGGGGACGGAAGGGGGAGCTGGGGATGGTGCCCCGGGCAGAGGCCGGTGCTGACGGGCCGCACTCCAGGCCGCTCCTTTTCTCACTGGTCCCTGGCCTCCCTCAGGTGAGCGTGCCCGACCCAAGGAGGATTCTGCAATGAGCCGGGCAAACGCAGAGGCCCCCTCAGCTCCAGGACCCCTGAAATCTGAGGCGGTTCCAACAGCTCCAGGGCTGCCTACACCCCCAGCGGAAGATGTTCTGCAGACCCCGCCTCCCTTTGGAGGGTCGTTCGTACCAGGTACTGCTTCTTTCTGCACGGGGCTCTACAGGCCTGCCTGGGAACTAGAGGCAGCACATCCCTGGCTGGGTGACTGTCCTGGTGGGTTTGAGAGGAAACCTGTCTCTCCCTCAGCTGTGATGGGGGTGGGCGCAGATGCAGAGAcagtggtggtggcggtggaAGGCAGTGGAGGTATTAGAAGGGAGCCAGCAGCTTCATCTCCAGCCCGTCTTTTTACTGAGCCCAGGAACATGTGGCCATCGGAAGATGAGGATAGTTGGTGGAATGCCAGCCCCAGACAGAAAGTGGCCCTGGCAGGTGAGCCTGCAGATCAACAATGTACACGTGTGCGGAGGCTCCCTCATTGCCCCGCGGTGGGTCCTGACTGCAGCTCACTGCATATTTGGGTGAGTGTTTTCTGTTCTGGGCTTGGCCTGCTGCTCAGGCTGTTAAGAAGTGGAGCCATTCCTGCCCCtttcctcttcttcatctgaaaaagagGCCACAGTCCCTAGTTTATGTTCACTGCGAGTGCTACATGAGTTTTGCATTTCTACCAAGAGCCCACGTTCTGCTCCAGTGGCTGTGGGACCTCAGTTGGAGACCACGGACtacagtggttagggctctgcaaGGGGATGTGGTTTAGAGGGAGAAAAAGGCCAGTGGCtgtcatgtgtgctaagtcacttcagtcgtgtccgactctgtgtggccctatggactgtagcctatcagactcATGTGTccatagattctccaggcaaacatactggagtgggtatccacgctctcctccaggggatcttccagacctggggatcaaatctgagtctcttatgtttctcgcatcggcaggcagagtctttactgctgagcaaccTGGAAAGCCCTGATGGCTGTTGCAGGAGATGGGATCAGGATGAGAAGAACCTGgaaggggtgggttggggggagCGTAGCCCCTCCAACATCTCTGTGAGGGCCATGTTCTCTTTCCACAGCTTTGAGGAATATACAGTGCGGATGGGAAGCACACTGTTACGTCCCCAATTGGGAATGGTCATTCCAGTTCGAGACATCGTTTGCCATAGCTTTTATGATGTTAGAACTTTGACTAATGACATAGCTCTTGTTCTGCTGGCCCACTCTGTGAATTATTCTGCATCCATCCAGCCGGTGTGTCTCCCTGTAAAGAATTTTGAAGCGGAAACTGGGACACGGTGCTGGGTGACTGGATGGGGCCAACTGAAGGAACACGGTGAGACTGGCAGGCAGGGTCTGAGGGGGAAATCTGGAGCCCTGGGGTTGGCCAGTCGGCTGAAGGGAGGGTCAGGGAGGCTGGTTCTCTACAGGTGGGCAAGGGAGGAGGTGGAGCTGAGGCTGCCTGGGAGTGACTGCAGTGCAGTAGGGATTCCTCCTGTTGCGTtagacctgggggtgggggtcctggTATGGTGGGTCCTCTCCAGGGTGGACTTCAGCTCCAGGATGATGAGCTGTCTGCCAGTCAGAGCTGTCCTGCTCTGGAATTACCTGCCAGGTGGGGAGGGAGTTTCTTGTGCCTGGGATGTGGGTCTAGCCAGAGCAGCCCTGGGAAGAGGCTGGGTTGGTACCCGTGGGCACTCCTTGTCCTGGAGTCTGTGACCGAGCCCTGTACAGACACCTGTCACTGCTATTGCTGATACTCAGAGTGATGACACTTGCTTTTGTATCAGGCCTTGTAAGAAGCCTTGTCTCTTTGTGTCCTGATCCGTTCCTCCTTCTGACTTGGCTTAGCTTCTTACCTCGTCTGCTCCCTGTGTGAGCAGGTGGCCTCAGGTCCTTCTGTATCAAATGGTTCAGAACCCACTGTCCTTCCTTCTCTTAGAAGAAAGGAGTGTGAATGCACTGATCAAGACCCAGAGTGtgggacttccttgcagtccagtggttaagaccccacgcTCCCACtccagggggtgcaggtttgatctgtggttagggagttaagatcctgcatgctgcacagtgcagccaaaaactcAAACACAAAAGGCCCAGCATGGGATCTGGGGGCCCCGTTCTAGTCAACTCAAGCAAACGTTTTATTTCTGAGTTGTCTTTCTGTAGCCAAAGTGCTGCCAGACATTCTTCAGGAGACTGACCAAATCCTTCTTCGCCACACATTATGTAATGAGAAATTGCAGACACATTTAGGATATCGTCGTACATTAGTTCGAAAAGGGATGATCTGTGGCTATCACGAATATCTTAAAAGCCCCTGCAAGGTGAGTTGATGGGTCCCTTGCCGCCTCTGTATTGAGGTTGTGCAGTTTCCTTCTTCCCCAGTAGCAGGGCCTGGGTTATTTCCCACCTCCTCTTTCAGCCTTTACTTAAGGAGATTCAGGGGAGAACCCCTCAAGATACCCATGAGCTGGCCTGGCCTGTTCCTCCAGTAGGGAGCAGCCCTCCCATCCTGGGGGTGCTTCCGGGTGTGGTGAAGTTGGGGGTGATGATGATAATCACGTAGTTCCTGTAACTGAGTTCTTTCTGTCGTCACTTCCTGTGCCAGTATGAGCATTCACCCACATTAGGTCAGTCTCCCAGCTCACAACCCTCCACCTGGACATCATGCATCTTATTATACAGATGTGGGCCCTCCAGAGACATAAGTCCCGGATCCCCCCGGGAGTGCCTGTAGGAGCCCTGGGCCCACAGCCTCCCCTCTGCCCTGAGCAGCTTCCTGAGCAGGGGACAGGGGACTGGTCTCAGAGGATGAGTGTTTGGAGAacactgtgggagagggagcAGTGAGTCCGCGGCTCAAGGTCTGACGCACCGGCCATGATTAGGGAATGGGTTTCTGGTCTGGAGCAGTGAGGAGGCCAGTATGGCCAGAGTAGGGGGCTGGAGTCAGAACGTGTGGCCTGCAGGCTGTGCTGTGTTTCTCGGTCCTGTCCAGGCAGGCCTGTAGGCCAGGAGTTTGTTCTTCATTGTGTGGGCCGTGGTGCTGAGCCGCAGGCGGGACCtgcgctgggggtgggggtgggggcgggaaaaGGAGTTGGTTTGTGTCACCACTTCTAGTCACCGACTGCATGTGAGGTTGGGGTGAGGGCGAGCTTGAGGAGGACTCTGAGTTTATGATGAGCTGGTTGGTGAGGGGCCTACCAGAACAGGGTTGAGGAAGGATGTGCAGTGTGTGTATCAGCTGGGGGTTTAGCACGTCTGGATGTGTTTGGAGAGAGGGGCTGCTGGTAGACGATGTAGTTGGATGTGTGTGTTTAGGGCGGGCAGAGAGTTCGGGTGACTCCAGAGGTAAGGACTCTGGCCCCCCCATGCTGGAATGATAGTGAGAGAATGTCACAGCTGGCACGGCCCAGTACTGACCAGTGGAATAGACTCTGGCCTTAGAGCCCGACAAGGGTTCTGGAAGCTACTCACAGTGCCAGGGGATGCCCCTTTAGTTGCTGGGTGTTGGGAGGCTTGGAGAAGCGCAGGGGCAGGGGAGGCTTAGGGGCACTGAAGGAGAATTTAAGTATATCCTGGCAGGACTGATGTCCAGGGCTTACTGGCCTTATAGCTCCTGTGGGTTCCTGAGCATCTGAGAAGCAGTAGTATTTCTCAGATGATGTTAAAGTATTCAGCTCTCAAATGTCATTCAAGGAAACCTGGGCCTGCTAGGTACCTGGGGAAGGACCTTGGTGACACTAGCAAGATCCCTAGTGCCTTGCTAGAAATCAGCCTTTTTTGATGATGATCCCCTTAcatccttgtttctttttttttttttctccagggagaTTCTGGGGGTCCCCTGGTCTGTGAATTTAATGACACCTGGGTCCAGGTGGGGATTGTGAGTTGGGGCATTGCCTGTGGTCGCAGTGAATTGCCTATAGTTTATACAGAAGTTAGCTCGTACAAGGACTGGATCACTGATCACATCATTAAGGTGTCCTCCTGTGCCTCAGCTGGATTCTTGATCCTGTCACTGTCCCTGGTGTTGCCCCTGGGCCTCCTGGTGGCCCTGTGATCACCCTGGTCCATGTTCCCCCCCGTTTCTGAGTCTCACATTAGCTCTGCCTCTGACCTCCCACTCCTACTCAGTGCTGTTTCCTCAATTCCATTTGGGATCCACTGACCCTGTGGAGATCCACATGACAGAAAGTGGTAGCAAGAAAGGAACCCTGGATGTTTCCCAGCCTGCTGTTCCAGGCACCTGCATTATCATGCCTCCTCCTTGGCTGTGCTCTGCCTGCCGGGAAGGAGTGGGTGAAACCATCCCAGCTGGATGGACAGCAACCTGCCAGGTGATGCTTCATGATTCTTTATCTACGTCTGGGCATCATCTAACAAAGAAGAGACATCATCAACGGTGCAACAGCATTAGACCTGACACTTTATCAAACCAGTCTGCGTGGTGATTGTTAGGAGAGACTGAGGAGGCCTCACCGTGTTCGCTTCTGACTCAGTTGTCTGGGTTGGCAGAAGGTCCCCTGCTGCCCAGTGTGGATCCGAGTCCCCATTCTTTGCCACACAAATCTTCCTGGGGCAACTCAGTCTTGGAACCTTCTTCTCAGTGCTCCAGCGGTCACATGCAAGCTCACCCCAAGTTGTGTTGAGGCAGTTATGGAGTATGGAGATTTCTGATGTCAgatgaataaatgtttattcttttGTGTTCTGATGCTCTTCTCTCCTTGCAGTTGTGGGGTTGCATATGACATACTCTGTAGAAAACTAGTTTCTCATTTGGCTAAGAAACTATTCATGGTTCTCATTAAGCTCTAGACAGGGAGGTGAGTCCACACTTACTCATTGATGAGTCTAGGAATGGTTTTAGCTAGCAGGTTCCTGCTCCCTGTACTCCTATTATAGTTATCAGCATGTCTGTGGGGAGCTTTGTACGCTAATTTCATAGCCTTTGTAGCTTAGAGTAGAGAATCAAGAGAGACTGGAAGTGGGAGTAAAACTTACTCAGGCAGGGGCATGAGTAATATTATTCCTCCTCCCCTGCTTCTGCTTGCTGGTCACCTCCACTTTATTACCAAAGGTCTGCATTCCCAtcaattcggttcagttcagtcattcagtcgtgtctgactctttgagaccccaaggaccacagcacgccaggcctccctgtccatcaccaactcctggagtttactcaaactcatgtcctttgagtcggtgatgcgatccagccatctcatcctctgttatctctttctcctctctccttcaatctttcccagcatcagggtcttttcaactgagtcagatctttgcatcaggtggctaaagtattggagtttcagcttcaccatcactccttccaatgagtattcaggactgatttcctttaggatggattggttggatctccttggagtccaagggactctcaagagtcttctccaacaccacagttcaaaagaatcaactcttcggcactcagctttctttatagttcacctctcacatccatacatgactactggaaaaaccaaagccttgattagacggacctttgtcggcaaagtaatgtctctgcttttgaatatgctgtccaggttggtcgtaact contains:
- the LOC138424919 gene encoding serine protease 44-like, with amino-acid sequence MSRANAEAPSAPGPLKSEAVPTAPGLPTPPAEDVLQTPPPFGGSFVPGTCGHRKMRIVGGMPAPDRKWPWQVSLQINNVHVCGGSLIAPRWVLTAAHCIFGFEEYTVRMGSTLLRPQLGMVIPVRDIVCHSFYDVRTLTNDIALVLLAHSVNYSASIQPVCLPVKNFEAETGTRCWVTGWGQLKEHAKVLPDILQETDQILLRHTLCNEKLQTHLGYRRTLVRKGMICGYHEYLKSPCKGDSGGPLVCEFNDTWVQVGIVSWGIACGRSELPIVYTEVSSYKDWITDHIIKVSSCASAGFLILSLSLVLPLGLLVAL